A single genomic interval of Hafnia alvei harbors:
- a CDS encoding D-alanine--D-alanine ligase has translation MAEKVAVLLGGTSAEREVSLQSGQAVLNGLKEAGIDAHPVDIKDFPATQLKDAGFDKVFIALHGRGGEDGTLQGVLEFLQLPYTGSGVMASALTMDKLRTKLVWQASGLPVSPFVAISRDQFDEGLTQEMLVELNALGLPLIVKPSREGSSVGMSKVSDVSEFDDALVEAFRHDDDVLVEKWLSGPEYTVAFLGEEILPSIRIQAPGVFYDYEAKYLSDKTEYFCPSGLSEERERELAELARKAYKSLDCSGWGRVDVMMDADGEFYLLEVNTAPGMTSHSLVPMAARQYGLSFSQLVARILELAN, from the coding sequence ATGGCTGAGAAAGTTGCTGTATTACTGGGTGGTACCTCCGCAGAGCGTGAAGTCTCTTTACAGTCAGGCCAAGCAGTTCTTAATGGTCTGAAAGAGGCGGGTATTGACGCGCATCCGGTGGATATAAAAGACTTCCCTGCGACACAATTAAAAGACGCGGGCTTTGATAAGGTCTTTATCGCTCTGCATGGCCGTGGTGGTGAAGATGGAACGCTGCAAGGGGTTCTGGAATTCCTGCAACTGCCTTATACCGGCAGCGGCGTAATGGCTTCGGCGCTGACCATGGACAAACTACGTACCAAGCTGGTTTGGCAGGCGTCTGGCTTACCGGTATCTCCTTTTGTCGCCATCAGCCGTGACCAGTTTGATGAAGGCTTAACCCAAGAAATGTTGGTTGAGCTGAATGCGCTCGGTTTACCGCTGATTGTTAAGCCGAGCCGCGAAGGTTCAAGCGTCGGTATGAGTAAAGTAAGCGATGTCAGCGAGTTTGATGACGCGCTGGTCGAAGCTTTCCGCCATGACGACGACGTGCTAGTTGAGAAGTGGTTAAGCGGCCCTGAATACACCGTGGCTTTCTTGGGTGAAGAGATTTTACCGTCAATTCGTATACAAGCGCCGGGAGTCTTCTATGATTATGAAGCTAAGTACTTGTCGGATAAGACTGAATACTTCTGCCCAAGCGGTTTGAGCGAAGAGCGCGAACGTGAACTGGCTGAGCTGGCGCGAAAGGCCTATAAATCGCTGGATTGCAGCGGCTGGGGACGCGTAGACGTTATGATGGACGCTGACGGAGAGTTCTATTTGCTGGAAGTGAATACGGCACCGGGAATGACCAGCCATAGTCTGGTACCAATGGCGGCGCGCCAGTATGGGTTGAGCTTCTCTCAGCTAGTTGCCCGCATCTTGGAGCTGGCTAACTGA
- the murC gene encoding UDP-N-acetylmuramate--L-alanine ligase produces the protein MVPEMRRVRHIHFVGIGGAGMGGIAEVLANEGYQISGSDLAPNPVTQQLAELGAQIYFNHRPENVKDASVVVVSTAISADNPEIVAAREARIPVIRRAEMLAELMRFRHGIAIAGTHGKTTTTAMVSSIYAEAGLDPTFVNGGLVKAAGTHARLGSSRYLIAEADESDASFLHLQPMVAVVTNIEADHMDTYHGDFENLKQTFINFLHNLPFYGLAVMCIDDPVVRELLPRVGRHIITYGFSDDADVRIESYQQNGAQGTFFICRQDKPRLAVTLNAPGRHNALNAAAAVSVATEEGIADEDILRALEGFQGTGRRFDFLGEYSLENVNGKEGKAMLVDDYGHHPTEVDATIKAARAGWPDRRLVMVFQPHRFTRTRDLYDDFANVLCQVDVLLMLDVYSAGETPIPGADSRSLCRTIRSRGKLDPVLVSDAATLPATLAQFLENDDLILTQGAGNIGKVARTLAEQKLQPINVDRTSTDEKHHG, from the coding sequence ATGGTGCCTGAGATGCGTCGCGTCCGGCACATTCACTTTGTCGGCATCGGCGGTGCGGGCATGGGCGGTATTGCCGAAGTGTTGGCTAATGAAGGCTATCAAATTAGCGGTTCTGATTTAGCGCCGAACCCCGTCACGCAGCAGTTAGCCGAACTGGGTGCGCAGATCTACTTCAACCATCGCCCTGAAAACGTCAAAGACGCGAGCGTGGTGGTAGTTTCGACGGCGATTTCTGCAGATAACCCAGAGATCGTTGCGGCGCGTGAAGCCCGTATTCCCGTTATTCGCCGCGCTGAAATGCTGGCCGAGCTGATGCGTTTTCGTCATGGTATTGCCATTGCGGGCACTCATGGCAAAACAACGACAACGGCGATGGTTTCCAGCATTTATGCGGAGGCGGGCTTAGATCCAACGTTTGTAAACGGTGGTTTGGTTAAAGCTGCAGGAACGCATGCGCGTTTAGGTTCTAGCCGTTATCTGATTGCCGAAGCGGACGAAAGCGATGCATCCTTCCTGCATTTACAGCCGATGGTTGCCGTGGTGACCAATATCGAAGCCGATCATATGGATACTTACCATGGCGACTTCGAGAACCTGAAGCAGACGTTTATCAATTTCCTGCATAACCTGCCGTTCTATGGCCTCGCAGTGATGTGTATTGATGATCCTGTGGTGCGTGAATTACTGCCGCGCGTAGGACGTCACATCATTACCTACGGTTTTAGCGATGATGCGGATGTGCGTATCGAGTCCTATCAGCAAAATGGCGCACAAGGCACTTTCTTTATCTGTCGCCAGGATAAGCCTCGTTTAGCCGTAACGTTAAATGCGCCAGGCCGCCACAACGCCCTGAACGCGGCAGCAGCCGTTTCTGTTGCCACCGAAGAGGGGATTGCGGATGAAGACATTCTACGTGCGCTAGAAGGCTTCCAAGGCACCGGGCGTCGCTTTGATTTCCTTGGCGAGTATTCGCTGGAGAATGTGAACGGCAAAGAAGGTAAAGCTATGCTGGTGGATGACTATGGTCATCACCCAACCGAAGTGGACGCCACAATTAAAGCTGCTCGCGCGGGATGGCCGGATCGCCGTTTGGTGATGGTATTCCAGCCGCACCGTTTCACGCGAACCCGCGACCTGTATGATGATTTTGCGAATGTGTTGTGTCAGGTTGATGTTTTATTGATGCTGGATGTTTACTCCGCCGGTGAAACGCCAATTCCGGGGGCCGATAGCCGCTCCCTGTGCCGCACCATTCGTAGCCGTGGCAAGTTAGATCCAGTACTGGTGTCTGACGCTGCAACATTGCCAGCAACGCTGGCTCAGTTTTTAGAAAATGACGACCTGATTTTGACTCAGGGCGCCGGAAATATTGGCAAAGTGGCGCGGACTTTGGCTGAGCAGAAATTGCAGCCGATTAACGTTGACAGAACAAGTACGGATGAAAAACATCATGGCTGA
- the murG gene encoding undecaprenyldiphospho-muramoylpentapeptide beta-N-acetylglucosaminyltransferase gives MSSNADHQQNKRLMVMAGGTGGHVFPGLAVAHYLQAQGWQVRWLGTADRMEAQLVPQHGIEIDFIQISGLRGKGLKAQLGAPIRIFRAVCQAKAIMKAYKPDAVLGMGGYVSGPGGLAAWLCGVPIVLHEQNGIAGLTNRWLSKIAKRVLQAFPGAFPNAPVVGNPVREDVLALPTPQQRLAGRMGPIRVLVVGGSQGARILNQTMPKVAEQLGNRITLWHQVGKGALPTVLADYEKVGQTQHKVTEFIDDMAAAYDWADVVVCRSGALTVSEIAAAGLPALFVPFMHKDRQQYWNALPLEKAGAAKIIEQPQLTVESVTATLAGWDRQTLLEMAEKARAAAIPDATERVAAVICEVAK, from the coding sequence ATGAGTAGCAACGCTGATCATCAACAGAATAAACGCCTGATGGTAATGGCGGGTGGCACCGGGGGTCATGTGTTCCCTGGTTTAGCTGTCGCCCATTATTTGCAGGCCCAAGGATGGCAGGTGCGTTGGTTAGGCACCGCCGATCGAATGGAAGCCCAGTTGGTCCCACAGCACGGTATCGAAATCGATTTTATTCAGATTTCTGGCCTGCGTGGTAAAGGATTGAAGGCCCAGCTAGGCGCGCCAATCCGCATTTTTCGCGCGGTCTGCCAAGCTAAAGCCATTATGAAGGCCTACAAGCCAGACGCTGTTTTAGGCATGGGTGGATATGTTTCAGGCCCAGGCGGCTTGGCTGCGTGGCTGTGCGGTGTTCCTATTGTGCTGCATGAACAAAATGGGATTGCGGGTTTAACCAACCGCTGGCTGTCTAAAATCGCTAAGCGCGTATTGCAGGCTTTTCCGGGCGCGTTTCCGAATGCGCCAGTGGTGGGTAATCCAGTGCGTGAAGACGTTCTGGCGTTGCCGACTCCACAGCAGCGTTTAGCTGGCCGTATGGGGCCGATTCGAGTGCTGGTGGTTGGTGGCAGCCAAGGGGCTCGCATCCTGAACCAAACCATGCCGAAAGTTGCTGAACAACTGGGAAACAGAATTACGCTGTGGCATCAAGTAGGGAAGGGCGCTTTGCCAACGGTATTAGCCGACTATGAAAAAGTCGGTCAGACGCAGCACAAAGTGACTGAGTTTATTGATGACATGGCGGCGGCCTATGACTGGGCAGACGTCGTAGTATGCCGCTCAGGCGCTCTGACGGTGAGCGAAATCGCGGCCGCTGGGCTGCCAGCATTGTTCGTACCGTTCATGCATAAAGATCGCCAACAGTATTGGAATGCGTTGCCGCTAGAAAAAGCAGGTGCTGCAAAAATCATTGAACAACCACAGTTGACCGTGGAGTCAGTGACGGCGACGTTGGCAGGATGGGATCGTCAAACCCTGTTAGAAATGGCAGAGAAAGCTCGCGCTGCCGCAATTCCCGATGCGACTGAACGTGTCGCCGCCGTGATTTGTGAAGTTGCGAAATAA
- the ftsW gene encoding cell division protein FtsW: MGAGESDAAMVVLYDRTLLWLTFGLAAIGFVMVTSASMPIGQRLADDPFLFAKRDALYLALAFGLAMVTLRVPMEIWQRYSNALLLMAVAMLLIVLVVGSSVNGASRWIAFGPLRIQPAEISKLALFCYLSSYLVRKVEEVRSNFWGFCKPMGVMVVLAVLLLAQPDLGTVVVLFVTTLGLLFLAGAKMWQFLAIIGSGIFAVVLLIIAEPYRMRRVTSFWNPWADPFGSGYQLTQSLMAFGRGEFWGQGLGNSVQKLEYLPEAHTDFIFSILGEELGYFGVVLALLMVFFVAFRAMSIGRRALEADQRFSGFLACAIGIWFSFQALVNVGAAAGMLPTKGLTLPLISYGGSSLLIMSTALVLLLRIDYETRLEKAQAVVRGSR; encoded by the coding sequence ATGGGGGCGGGCGAGAGCGATGCGGCGATGGTGGTGCTGTACGATCGTACCTTGCTCTGGTTGACCTTTGGTTTGGCGGCGATTGGCTTTGTGATGGTGACATCAGCATCCATGCCAATTGGCCAGCGTTTAGCAGACGATCCTTTCCTGTTTGCAAAACGTGATGCCTTGTATCTGGCATTGGCGTTTGGATTGGCCATGGTGACGCTGCGCGTGCCGATGGAAATCTGGCAGCGCTATAGCAACGCGTTATTACTGATGGCCGTTGCGATGCTGCTGATTGTTCTCGTGGTCGGGAGCTCGGTGAACGGTGCTTCGCGTTGGATTGCGTTTGGTCCACTGCGTATTCAGCCCGCAGAGATCTCTAAGCTAGCGCTGTTTTGCTATCTCTCCAGCTATCTGGTGCGCAAAGTTGAAGAGGTTCGTTCGAACTTCTGGGGCTTCTGTAAACCGATGGGCGTGATGGTGGTATTAGCGGTGCTGCTGCTGGCTCAGCCTGACTTGGGCACGGTGGTGGTGCTATTCGTTACCACGTTAGGTTTGCTGTTCTTGGCGGGTGCCAAGATGTGGCAATTCTTAGCCATTATCGGCTCCGGTATTTTTGCCGTTGTGCTACTGATTATTGCCGAACCGTATCGTATGCGCCGCGTGACGTCGTTCTGGAATCCATGGGCCGATCCTTTCGGCAGCGGTTACCAGCTAACGCAATCGCTGATGGCTTTTGGCCGCGGTGAATTCTGGGGACAGGGCTTGGGTAACTCGGTGCAAAAACTGGAGTATTTACCTGAGGCGCACACCGACTTTATTTTCTCAATTTTAGGCGAGGAACTTGGGTATTTCGGTGTGGTTCTTGCTTTGTTAATGGTATTCTTCGTCGCTTTTCGTGCTATGTCCATCGGACGTCGTGCGTTAGAGGCAGATCAGCGTTTTTCCGGTTTTTTAGCCTGCGCCATCGGTATTTGGTTTAGTTTTCAGGCACTGGTTAACGTTGGGGCTGCCGCAGGGATGTTGCCGACCAAAGGTCTGACGCTGCCGCTAATTAGTTACGGTGGTTCTAGCTTGCTGATTATGTCGACCGCATTGGTATTACTGTTACGCATTGATTATGAAACTCGTCTGGAAAAAGCACAGGCGGTAGTAAGGGGTTCCCGATGA
- the murD gene encoding UDP-N-acetylmuramoyl-L-alanine--D-glutamate ligase, with translation MVDYQGKKVVIIGLGLTGLSCVDFFLARGVTPRVIDTRISPPGLDKLPENVERHLGDMNQEWLLDADLIVASPGIALASPALSVAAEAGVEIVGDIELFCREAQAPIVAITGSNGKSTVTTLVGEMAKSAGWNVGVGGNIGLPALMLLKQECDLYVLELSSFQLETTNSLRAAAATILNVTEDHMDRYPLGLQQYRAAKLRVYENAKVCVVNSDDALTMPIRGADSRCVSFGADVGDYHLNRQQGEIWLRVHGEKVLNTREMKVTGKHNFTNALAALALADAVGIPRASSLKALTTFTGLAHRFQLSLEHNGVRWINDSKATNVGSTEAALNGLHVDGTLHLLLGGDGKSADFSALAQYLQGDNVRLYCFGRDGAQLAALRPEIAEQTETMEQAMRIIAAKVKTGDMVLLSPACASLDQFKNFEQRGGEFSRLAKELG, from the coding sequence ATGGTGGACTATCAGGGTAAGAAAGTCGTCATCATTGGCCTTGGGCTTACGGGCCTGTCATGCGTTGATTTCTTCTTGGCTCGTGGCGTAACGCCACGTGTTATCGATACCCGTATTTCTCCACCGGGGCTGGATAAGCTGCCGGAAAACGTCGAGCGTCACTTGGGGGATATGAACCAAGAGTGGCTGCTGGATGCCGACCTCATCGTTGCAAGTCCCGGAATTGCACTTGCTTCCCCTGCGCTCAGCGTGGCGGCAGAAGCAGGTGTTGAGATTGTGGGTGATATCGAGCTGTTTTGCCGCGAAGCGCAGGCGCCAATTGTGGCTATTACGGGGTCTAACGGTAAAAGCACCGTGACAACGTTAGTGGGCGAAATGGCTAAATCAGCAGGCTGGAACGTTGGCGTGGGGGGCAATATCGGTTTGCCTGCGCTGATGCTGCTTAAGCAAGAGTGCGATCTTTACGTGCTTGAACTCTCTAGCTTCCAGTTAGAAACCACCAATAGCCTGCGAGCGGCTGCGGCCACGATCCTGAATGTCACCGAAGATCACATGGATCGCTATCCGCTCGGATTGCAGCAATATCGCGCCGCCAAGCTGCGTGTGTATGAAAATGCCAAAGTTTGCGTGGTTAACTCCGACGACGCTCTGACGATGCCGATTCGCGGTGCGGATTCGCGCTGCGTGAGTTTTGGTGCCGACGTGGGTGATTATCATCTGAATCGCCAGCAGGGTGAGATTTGGCTGCGCGTGCATGGTGAAAAAGTGCTCAATACGCGTGAAATGAAAGTCACCGGTAAACATAACTTCACCAACGCATTGGCTGCGTTAGCGCTGGCGGATGCCGTTGGTATTCCACGAGCTTCAAGCTTAAAAGCACTAACGACGTTTACCGGTTTGGCACATCGCTTCCAGCTGTCATTGGAACATAACGGCGTGCGTTGGATTAATGATTCCAAAGCCACCAACGTTGGCAGCACTGAAGCGGCGCTCAATGGCCTGCACGTTGATGGCACTTTGCATCTGTTGCTCGGCGGCGATGGCAAATCAGCAGACTTCAGCGCATTGGCGCAATACCTGCAAGGCGATAACGTGCGCTTGTATTGCTTTGGCCGTGATGGCGCGCAGCTCGCTGCTTTGCGTCCTGAAATTGCCGAGCAGACAGAGACCATGGAACAAGCCATGCGGATAATCGCTGCTAAGGTGAAAACCGGCGATATGGTTCTGTTGTCTCCGGCCTGCGCTAGCCTTGACCAGTTTAAAAACTTTGAACAACGCGGCGGCGAATTCAGCCGTTTAGCCAAGGAGCTTGGCTGA
- the mraY gene encoding phospho-N-acetylmuramoyl-pentapeptide-transferase has protein sequence MLVWLAEHLVKYYSGFNVFSYLTFRAIVSLLTALFLSLWIGPRMIARLQKMSFGQVVRNDGPESHFSKRGTPTMGGLMILTSITISVLMWAYPSNPYVWCVLFVLLGYGVVGFVDDYRKVVRKNTKGLIARWKYFWQSVIALVVSFAMYSIGKGTPATELVVPFFKDVMPQLGLLYILLSYFVIVGTSNAVNLTDGLDGLAIMPTVFVAAGMGLVAWATGNMNFAAYLHIPYLRHAGELVIVCTAIVGAGLGFLWFNTYPAQVFMGDVGSLALGGALGTIAVLLRQEFLLVIMGGVFVMETLSVILQVGSFKLRGQRIFRMAPIHHHYELKGWPEPRVIVRFWIISLMLVLIGLATLKVR, from the coding sequence ATGTTAGTCTGGCTGGCCGAACACTTGGTCAAATATTATTCCGGCTTCAACGTCTTTTCCTACCTGACGTTTCGCGCCATTGTCAGCTTGTTGACGGCGCTGTTCCTGTCATTGTGGATTGGGCCACGAATGATTGCTCGTCTGCAAAAAATGTCTTTTGGTCAGGTTGTTCGTAACGACGGCCCTGAGTCGCATTTCAGCAAGCGTGGTACGCCAACGATGGGCGGTCTGATGATCCTGACCTCCATCACCATCTCGGTGTTGATGTGGGCATATCCCTCTAACCCTTACGTCTGGTGTGTATTGTTTGTATTGCTTGGCTATGGCGTTGTCGGTTTCGTTGATGACTATCGCAAAGTGGTACGTAAAAACACCAAAGGCCTGATTGCGCGCTGGAAGTACTTCTGGCAGTCGGTGATTGCGCTGGTGGTTTCCTTTGCCATGTACTCAATTGGTAAAGGGACTCCGGCAACCGAGCTGGTGGTTCCGTTCTTCAAGGATGTCATGCCGCAGCTGGGTCTGCTGTATATCCTGCTGAGCTACTTTGTGATCGTGGGTACCAGTAACGCCGTTAACCTCACCGATGGTTTAGACGGATTGGCTATTATGCCTACCGTTTTCGTTGCGGCGGGGATGGGGCTAGTCGCTTGGGCGACCGGTAACATGAACTTTGCTGCTTACTTGCACATTCCGTATCTGCGCCACGCCGGTGAACTGGTTATTGTCTGCACGGCAATTGTCGGTGCAGGGCTTGGATTCTTATGGTTTAACACCTATCCGGCTCAGGTCTTTATGGGTGATGTCGGTTCGCTCGCTCTGGGTGGTGCGCTGGGTACGATTGCGGTGCTGCTGCGTCAGGAATTCCTGCTGGTGATTATGGGCGGCGTGTTTGTGATGGAAACCCTCTCGGTTATTTTGCAGGTGGGTAGCTTCAAACTGCGGGGCCAGCGAATTTTCCGCATGGCGCCAATCCATCATCACTATGAACTGAAAGGCTGGCCAGAACCTCGCGTTATCGTGCGCTTCTGGATTATCTCTCTGATGCTGGTGCTGATTGGCCTAGCAACCTTGAAGGTGCGTTAA
- the murF gene encoding UDP-N-acetylmuramoyl-tripeptide--D-alanyl-D-alanine ligase — MIPVSLQAIAEAVNGQLIGTDTQISDVVTDTRKLTDGCLFIALKGEKFDAHDFAADAVNQGAGALLVSKHLPIDAPQIVVADTRIALGLLGAWVRQQMPARVIALTGSSGKTSVKEMSAEILRQCGNVLYTSGNFNNDIGVPLTLLRLEPQHEYAVIELGANHVGEIAYTVDLVKPESALVNNLAAAHLEGFGSLAGVAKAKGEIFDGLAAHGTAIINADNNDWPHWQEKIANQRVWRFSPQAAESVDFFASDVRVTHQGTEFDLHTPFGTAPVVLPLPGRHNIANALAAAALTMSVGATLENVRNGLSELKAVPGRLFPIRLNAEQLILDDTYNANVGSMTAAAQVLGSMPGYRVMVVGDMGELGIEEEDCHRQVGIAAREAGVDKVLSVGRLSHLISEASGCGEHFTDKTALIERLKNLLCEHAAITILVKGSRSAAMEQVVRGLSVQELQENQSC, encoded by the coding sequence ATGATCCCTGTATCTTTGCAGGCTATCGCCGAGGCGGTTAACGGCCAGCTGATTGGCACAGACACGCAAATTAGTGATGTTGTGACCGATACGCGCAAGCTGACCGATGGCTGCTTGTTTATCGCGCTGAAAGGCGAAAAGTTTGATGCCCATGATTTTGCGGCCGATGCCGTGAATCAGGGCGCTGGCGCTTTGCTAGTAAGTAAACACTTACCTATTGATGCTCCGCAAATTGTGGTTGCTGATACGCGCATTGCGCTGGGGTTGCTGGGCGCATGGGTTCGTCAGCAAATGCCAGCTCGCGTTATCGCGCTTACCGGCTCATCAGGCAAAACGTCGGTGAAAGAGATGAGCGCGGAAATTCTGCGTCAGTGCGGCAACGTGCTGTATACCTCCGGTAATTTTAACAATGACATTGGCGTGCCGCTGACGTTGTTACGCCTTGAGCCACAGCATGAATATGCGGTGATTGAGCTGGGCGCCAACCACGTGGGCGAAATTGCCTATACGGTAGATTTAGTTAAGCCAGAAAGTGCCTTAGTCAATAATCTGGCTGCGGCGCATTTGGAAGGTTTCGGTTCCTTAGCCGGCGTTGCCAAAGCCAAAGGTGAGATTTTTGATGGTTTAGCCGCACACGGTACAGCCATCATCAATGCTGATAATAACGACTGGCCGCATTGGCAAGAAAAGATTGCTAACCAGCGCGTCTGGCGTTTCTCTCCGCAGGCCGCTGAGTCCGTCGATTTCTTTGCCAGCGATGTACGAGTGACACATCAAGGCACCGAGTTTGATCTGCACACGCCGTTTGGTACTGCGCCGGTGGTTCTACCGTTGCCGGGCCGCCATAATATTGCGAATGCGCTCGCGGCGGCTGCGCTGACGATGTCGGTGGGTGCCACCCTTGAGAATGTGCGCAACGGATTAAGCGAACTCAAAGCGGTTCCCGGACGTTTATTCCCGATCCGTTTGAATGCAGAACAGCTGATCCTCGACGATACCTATAACGCCAACGTGGGCTCTATGACCGCGGCAGCGCAGGTGTTGGGCTCAATGCCTGGCTATCGCGTCATGGTGGTGGGTGATATGGGCGAGTTGGGCATTGAAGAAGAAGATTGTCATCGTCAGGTGGGCATTGCGGCTCGCGAGGCGGGAGTTGATAAAGTGCTGAGCGTTGGCCGTTTAAGCCATCTCATCAGCGAGGCCAGTGGTTGTGGTGAACATTTCACGGACAAAACGGCTCTGATTGAGCGCCTAAAAAACCTGTTATGCGAACATGCGGCGATCACCATTTTAGTTAAAGGTTCACGTAGTGCCGCTATGGAGCAGGTAGTACGAGGCTTATCTGTGCAGGAATTGCAGGAGAATCAATCATGTTAG
- the murE gene encoding UDP-N-acetylmuramoyl-L-alanyl-D-glutamate--2,6-diaminopimelate ligase produces the protein MADRNLRALLAPWVADAPERVLREMTLDSRVAAAGDLFVAIVGHAADGRHYIPQAIAQGVAAVIAEADGEAEDGTVRESHGVPVIYLSQLNQRLSALAGRFYHQPGADLRLIGVTGTNGKTTITQLLAQWGQLLGETSAVMGTVGNGLLGQVHPSENTTGSAVDVQHLLRSLVSQGATLAAMEVSSHGLVQDRVAALPFAASVFTNLSRDHLDYHGDMAHYEQAKWLLFSTHHSGEKVINADDEVGQRWLAKSPDAVAVTMEQRLPENWSGRWVSATDVDYHDGGASISFDSSWGKGLLESRLMGAFNVSNLLVAAATMLALGYPLDALCKSSAQLQPVCGRMEVFTAPGKPTVVVDYAHTPDALEKALEAARLHCKGQLWCVFGCGGDRDKGKRPLMGAIAEQYADRVVVTDDNPRSEEPRAIMTDILNGMLDAGRAQAVSGRAEAVTGAIMQAKADDVILVAGKGHEDYQLVGNRRLDYSDRVTVARLLGVIA, from the coding sequence GTGGCAGATCGTAATTTGCGCGCGCTTTTGGCTCCTTGGGTAGCAGATGCTCCGGAGCGCGTTTTGCGAGAGATGACATTAGACAGCCGCGTTGCGGCTGCGGGTGATCTGTTTGTGGCGATCGTTGGCCATGCGGCAGATGGTCGCCATTATATTCCGCAAGCGATAGCGCAAGGCGTTGCTGCAGTCATCGCTGAGGCAGATGGGGAAGCAGAAGATGGCACTGTTCGTGAGAGCCACGGCGTTCCCGTTATCTACCTGAGTCAGTTAAACCAGCGCTTATCTGCGCTGGCAGGACGCTTTTACCATCAGCCGGGTGCTGATTTGCGCTTAATCGGCGTAACAGGAACCAACGGCAAAACGACCATTACCCAATTGTTGGCACAGTGGGGCCAGCTGTTAGGCGAAACCAGTGCGGTAATGGGGACGGTGGGCAATGGACTGCTGGGTCAGGTTCATCCAAGTGAAAACACAACCGGCTCTGCGGTTGATGTGCAGCATTTGCTGCGCAGTTTGGTCTCTCAAGGCGCCACGCTGGCGGCGATGGAAGTTTCTTCCCATGGTTTGGTGCAAGACCGCGTTGCCGCTCTGCCGTTTGCTGCATCGGTATTCACCAATCTGAGCCGTGATCATCTGGATTACCATGGTGACATGGCGCATTACGAACAAGCCAAGTGGCTGCTGTTCTCCACCCACCATAGCGGTGAAAAAGTTATCAACGCTGACGATGAAGTCGGTCAGCGCTGGTTGGCTAAGTCTCCTGATGCCGTTGCCGTAACCATGGAACAGCGTTTGCCAGAAAATTGGTCTGGGCGCTGGGTTTCAGCGACCGACGTTGATTACCACGACGGCGGCGCAAGCATCAGCTTTGACTCATCGTGGGGTAAAGGCTTGCTGGAAAGCCGCTTGATGGGCGCATTTAACGTCAGCAATTTGCTGGTCGCTGCCGCTACCATGTTGGCTCTTGGTTATCCTTTGGATGCTTTGTGTAAAAGCTCCGCTCAATTGCAGCCTGTGTGTGGCCGTATGGAAGTGTTCACTGCTCCCGGCAAGCCAACCGTCGTTGTCGACTATGCGCATACGCCAGATGCATTAGAGAAGGCGCTTGAAGCGGCGCGTTTGCATTGCAAAGGCCAGCTGTGGTGCGTGTTTGGCTGCGGTGGCGATCGCGATAAAGGTAAGCGCCCACTTATGGGAGCGATTGCTGAGCAATATGCCGACCGAGTCGTTGTTACTGACGATAACCCGCGTAGTGAAGAGCCTCGTGCCATCATGACTGATATTCTGAACGGTATGCTTGATGCAGGCCGCGCACAGGCCGTTTCTGGCCGTGCTGAAGCCGTCACCGGTGCCATCATGCAGGCGAAGGCCGATGATGTGATTCTCGTGGCAGGCAAAGGCCATGAAGATTATCAACTGGTTGGTAATCGCCGTTTAGATTATTCAGATCGCGTGACCGTAGCACGCCTGCTGGGGGTGATAGCATGA